A portion of the Bacteroides faecium genome contains these proteins:
- a CDS encoding L-rhamnose mutarotase: protein METPKTGYQVQSYSVPVKRYCQTLDLRDSPELIAEYRKRHSQAEAWPEILAGIREVGILEMEIYILGTRLFMIVETPVDFDWDTAMARLNTLPRQQKWEEYMSIFQQAAPGMSSAEKWKPMERMFHLYNT from the coding sequence ATGGAAACACCCAAAACCGGTTATCAAGTCCAATCTTACAGCGTCCCCGTCAAAAGATATTGCCAGACTCTCGACTTACGCGATTCACCGGAATTGATTGCCGAATATCGTAAAAGACACAGCCAGGCGGAAGCATGGCCTGAAATCCTTGCAGGTATCCGGGAAGTAGGCATCCTCGAAATGGAAATCTATATTCTTGGCACGCGCTTGTTTATGATTGTCGAAACTCCCGTCGACTTTGACTGGGACACGGCAATGGCACGCCTGAACACACTTCCCCGCCAACAGAAATGGGAAGAATACATGTCTATCTTCCAGCAAGCCGCTCCCGGGATGAGTTCCGCGGAAAAATGGAAACCAATGGAAAGAATGTTCCATCTATATAATACCTAA
- a CDS encoding rhamnulokinase: protein MKDTIKNTYLAADFGGGSGRIIAGFLLRGKLELEEVYRFSNRQVKLGNHIYWDFPALFEDMKTGLKLAAQKGYAVKGIGIDTWGVDFGLIDKNGNLLGNPICYRDARTDGMPAEVFKILDERKHYTATGIQVMAINTLFQLYSMKQSRDPQLEVARQLLFMPDLFSYFLTGIANNEYCIASTSELLDAKQRNWSQETIRALELPEHLFGEIIQPGTIRGTLKEDIARETGLGVVDVIAVGSHDTASAVAAVPATEAPIAFLSSGTWSLLGVEVNEPILTEEARQAEFTNEGGVGGRIRFLQNITGLWILQRLMSEWKACGEEESYDTIIPQAAETEINTIIPVDAPEFMNPENMEAALISYCRNHSLTIPQSKAEIVRCVLQSLAFKYQQAVEKLNRCLPSPIRQLNIIGGGSQNKLLNQLTADALNIPVYAGPVEATAIGNILTQAMAKGEISDIQELREIVSRSVTPQIYYPKK, encoded by the coding sequence ATGAAAGATACCATTAAAAACACATATTTAGCAGCAGACTTTGGAGGAGGCAGCGGTCGGATTATCGCCGGCTTCCTTCTCCGTGGAAAGCTGGAACTGGAAGAGGTCTACCGCTTCTCCAACCGCCAGGTTAAACTTGGGAATCATATTTATTGGGACTTCCCTGCCCTGTTCGAAGATATGAAAACCGGACTGAAACTAGCCGCACAAAAGGGATATGCCGTCAAAGGAATTGGCATTGACACATGGGGCGTGGATTTCGGACTGATTGATAAGAACGGGAACCTCTTAGGCAACCCCATCTGTTACCGGGATGCGAGAACAGACGGAATGCCGGCGGAAGTTTTCAAAATTCTGGATGAACGGAAGCATTATACTGCCACCGGAATACAAGTCATGGCTATCAACACACTATTCCAACTGTATAGTATGAAGCAGAGCCGGGACCCTCAATTGGAAGTTGCCCGCCAGCTTCTCTTCATGCCTGACCTTTTCAGTTATTTCCTGACCGGAATAGCCAATAATGAATATTGTATAGCTTCCACCTCGGAGCTACTTGACGCAAAACAACGAAACTGGTCACAAGAAACCATTCGTGCGTTGGAACTTCCCGAACATCTGTTTGGTGAGATTATCCAACCGGGGACTATCAGAGGAACTTTAAAAGAAGACATTGCGCGGGAAACCGGACTAGGCGTAGTAGACGTGATAGCCGTAGGTTCTCACGACACAGCCAGCGCCGTCGCCGCCGTCCCGGCAACAGAAGCCCCCATCGCCTTCCTGAGTTCCGGTACCTGGTCGCTACTGGGCGTTGAAGTGAATGAACCTATACTGACAGAGGAAGCACGACAAGCCGAGTTCACCAACGAAGGAGGCGTAGGAGGACGCATCCGCTTTCTGCAAAACATCACAGGACTATGGATTCTGCAACGTCTGATGAGTGAATGGAAAGCGTGCGGAGAGGAAGAGAGTTATGACACAATCATTCCACAAGCCGCCGAAACGGAAATTAATACGATTATTCCTGTTGACGCCCCGGAATTTATGAACCCGGAAAACATGGAGGCTGCCCTTATAAGTTATTGCCGGAATCACTCTCTGACGATTCCTCAAAGCAAAGCGGAAATAGTCAGATGTGTGCTCCAGTCATTAGCTTTCAAATATCAGCAGGCAGTAGAAAAGCTCAACCGTTGTCTCCCCTCTCCGATTCGCCAACTCAACATCATTGGCGGAGGTTCACAAAACAAATTACTCAACCAACTTACAGCCGACGCACTCAATATCCCTGTTTATGCCGGTCCGGTAGAAGCCACAGCCATAGGTAATATCCTGACACAGGCAATGGCTAAGGGAGAAATCAGCGATATACAGGAACTAAGGGAGATTGTAAGCCGAAGCGTTACACCACAAATATATTACCCTAAAAAATAA
- a CDS encoding class II aldolase/adducin family protein: protein MITNEHIEQFIEQAHRYGDAKLMLCSSGNLSWRIGDEALISGTGSWVPTLYKEKVSICNIASGTPTNGVKPSMESTFHLGILRERPDVNVVLHFQSEYATAISCMKNKPTNFNVTAEIPCHVGSEIPVIPYYRPGSPELAKAVVDAMLEHNSVLLTNHGQVVCGKDFDQVYERATFFEMACRIIVQSGGDYSVLTPAEIEDLEIYVLGKKTK from the coding sequence ATGATTACTAACGAACATATCGAACAGTTCATAGAACAAGCACATCGCTACGGAGACGCAAAACTGATGCTTTGCAGTAGCGGCAACCTTTCCTGGCGAATCGGTGATGAAGCACTGATTTCCGGCACAGGTTCCTGGGTACCTACCCTTTACAAAGAAAAAGTTTCCATCTGCAACATCGCCAGCGGAACACCGACTAATGGCGTTAAACCTTCAATGGAAAGCACTTTCCACCTGGGTATTCTCCGCGAACGCCCGGATGTAAATGTAGTACTCCATTTTCAGTCGGAGTATGCCACAGCTATCTCCTGCATGAAGAACAAGCCGACTAATTTTAATGTAACAGCAGAAATTCCCTGCCACGTAGGTTCAGAGATTCCTGTGATTCCTTATTATCGCCCCGGTTCACCGGAGCTGGCCAAAGCAGTAGTAGACGCCATGCTCGAACACAATTCAGTCTTGTTGACCAACCACGGACAAGTGGTCTGCGGAAAGGACTTCGACCAAGTGTACGAACGCGCCACTTTCTTCGAAATGGCATGCCGGATTATTGTTCAGTCCGGCGGTGATTACTCCGTATTGACACCGGCAGAAATAGAAGACTTGGAAATCTATGTATTAGGAAAGAAAACAAAATAG